A region from the Peptococcus niger genome encodes:
- a CDS encoding Cna B-type domain-containing protein, with product MNLVQDRKKHQLLFILLMSFFLVLTFPGLAKAETDTASTGAANAATVSTQTTSPAPAASSSKASTEAASVASDDSNSGKATSGLSPSGDNKPSLSPAKKSQANQTPASEKPAVTEVSTEKVQAGDASQTEKDAKEKAAAGATDKEKAQSGDASQAEKDTIEEDATGRTDKEKAQSDDASQAESKAIEKEAVSLANKKKASAGDSAQAEDKKAENKKEIPATTDKEKTQARDASQAKEEKTKENAASIADKEKPQAKSSSQAEENKPEAIDAPQVDADITENEDPSQLKNETAEAPSQAKEADVLEKGETLEVESLAKAPMALGAGSGNPQKTIKVKSFDELKKAIEDADNTPTTIVITESFTLTETLTIGLGQNITITSGADRNKNNNKVTPIGQDKITPPTNKHNTVESRQKLVKEAEEKGEKALEDTNLDKNPLPEVDITIKRANNFKDTLIQVNKGGTLTLGVGAEDPLFIDGNKEVETKIKHGSFIDVYGTLIMNGGFIANGSNDHNESAPIYVGEGGNFTMDGGRITSNKNISKGHSTFNAAGAVYVDEGGQFTLNGGSIDNNEAPVGGVFLGKIFGNESGRRIPALFTMNGGFIVRNKGPLYDNLEPETENYGGGVHVDSLANFTFNNGIIAGNESYRGGAVAITDNYVKDSNGVNYSNIRNVNYEDYVKYAGAYYTQNGGLIYKNLAKIHKYPNTSGAGGGIYINSSNATLNGGYLLNNQSENMGGGIYLSIAPHVLKLEHVLISQNKAVKGGHYHLPAGDGGGFWNCPVGNVNFEDFNSIYIFENEAVSTGKDIVAHLKKDGYWIYNEESYEYPKFTTKISPITEKGNIIKYVYDGTKVPEWMYNTNKSVYLEAIYDAQTKEEAWTNSKLFIMGNTALKGGGIGSNASIIPPGKPGKYEITINKNWRKSIPEDKKPGSIWVDLFIGDAKYGEVELNKANDWTAKFENLPFTAEELMEKKIKYSIKERNDDFYSVVDEALNTLEVERVFAGEKYPDNEYAVYYDKPYHNFMDYKIIFIHKDKNGNEVSREDIKIRYNDDKWSGIVQDMLVGKFKEPKDIKITYHSYDKAYEPSPDWAGLGFNGLDADSNWYNDGGWHEAYILEKEDGSVEIQLPYLWTMYMGNPDGTTDDYYKNTTGYKLNLVPNHRFSITNYPYSEIPVVKKWDKSIKEKDIPDSVKVYLLKDGKRVKDKEGKDRYIILSKENEWKGNFNRLPYFELEGMGFEKYWVKEDSEIFIPLVTRKENSILNIEIERDKDSNKYLIYKDYTGGTFRIEYIPFEVHYLYKDGDKEVKDIYTKKLKPYRVDGWKWQLDTVIKDILMHGKFNASDIEIKMYYDENGKPFPRNLGKYQASWDDNDIVTNDGAYILKLVEENGKLVLYVPKLTDVGDEDNLLNVNTRIEDGKKYFELTNHYLPKHRLEIEKVWDVINSSSIPKNLKVKVKGKYVDKEVTLSPEEWKYVEEFLGKGLLATNKYAFTEEELANFNGTQSIETSLEFTAKDKTVTFLDQDGKAISQEDFLKRVKGQNYSFELKEAAADKAEVEIKYDAEGKLVIVYPVDVTITEVAKVLFKNTYNPPGGTPGSNTRIIRVTKAWDLAGREKPVSEITVELYRDGQATGKQLTLNAANNWTGSFAGLEIASKANPAKKYQYTIREVGDVNGLFEADGKKFEVSYTGDMFTGFTITNKEIPEKPPQPPETPEEPPVTPPETPEEPPVTPPETPEEPPVVPQTPPTVPEAPGKAPQTGLPANGAPILLIALGLVGLRLTRRRKRTDGQ from the coding sequence ATGAATTTGGTACAAGATCGCAAAAAGCATCAGCTGCTCTTCATCTTATTGATGAGCTTTTTCCTTGTGCTCACTTTTCCGGGCTTAGCAAAGGCAGAAACAGATACGGCCTCTACCGGGGCTGCCAATGCGGCCACTGTTTCTACCCAAACGACCAGCCCAGCCCCTGCGGCCAGTTCGTCCAAGGCTTCTACTGAAGCTGCAAGTGTGGCTAGTGATGACTCGAATAGCGGCAAGGCTACTAGTGGCCTGTCGCCAAGCGGTGACAATAAACCATCATTATCCCCAGCAAAAAAGTCACAGGCAAATCAAACGCCAGCCAGTGAAAAACCTGCTGTGACAGAAGTGTCTACAGAAAAGGTTCAGGCCGGTGACGCCTCGCAGACTGAAAAGGACGCAAAGGAAAAGGCTGCTGCAGGAGCAACGGACAAAGAAAAGGCTCAGTCCGGTGATGCCTCGCAAGCTGAAAAAGACACAATTGAAGAGGATGCCACAGGCAGAACGGACAAAGAAAAGGCTCAGTCCGATGACGCCTCGCAAGCTGAAAGTAAAGCAATCGAAAAAGAAGCCGTCAGCCTAGCGAACAAAAAAAAGGCTTCCGCCGGTGACTCGGCGCAAGCTGAAGATAAAAAGGCCGAAAATAAAAAAGAAATTCCTGCCACAACAGATAAAGAAAAAACTCAGGCTAGGGACGCTTCACAAGCTAAAGAGGAAAAGACCAAAGAGAATGCAGCCAGCATAGCGGATAAAGAAAAGCCTCAGGCTAAGAGCTCTTCACAAGCGGAAGAGAACAAGCCTGAGGCTATAGACGCCCCGCAAGTTGACGCCGACATTACCGAAAACGAAGACCCCTCTCAATTAAAGAATGAGACGGCCGAAGCCCCCTCTCAGGCCAAAGAGGCAGACGTCTTGGAAAAAGGCGAAACTTTAGAAGTCGAATCCTTGGCAAAAGCGCCGATGGCCCTTGGTGCCGGATCAGGAAATCCTCAAAAAACGATTAAAGTTAAGAGTTTTGACGAATTAAAGAAAGCTATTGAAGATGCCGACAATACACCAACCACCATTGTGATTACGGAAAGCTTTACTTTAACGGAAACCCTAACGATTGGTTTAGGTCAGAATATTACCATTACATCAGGCGCCGATCGAAATAAGAATAACAATAAAGTAACACCCATAGGTCAAGATAAAATTACCCCCCCTACTAATAAACATAATACTGTTGAGTCTAGGCAAAAGCTTGTCAAAGAAGCTGAAGAAAAAGGCGAAAAAGCTCTTGAGGACACCAACTTAGATAAGAATCCCCTCCCTGAGGTGGATATCACCATAAAAAGAGCTAATAACTTTAAAGACACCTTAATCCAGGTTAATAAAGGCGGAACACTTACTTTAGGGGTAGGTGCAGAAGACCCCCTCTTTATTGACGGAAATAAAGAAGTTGAAACAAAAATAAAACACGGTTCCTTTATTGATGTTTACGGTACACTGATAATGAATGGCGGTTTTATCGCCAATGGAAGCAACGACCACAACGAATCTGCTCCTATCTATGTTGGTGAAGGCGGAAACTTTACTATGGATGGCGGTAGAATCACCTCCAATAAAAATATTTCCAAAGGCCATTCAACATTCAACGCAGCAGGAGCTGTTTATGTTGATGAAGGCGGACAGTTTACTTTAAACGGTGGAAGTATTGATAATAACGAAGCACCAGTAGGTGGCGTCTTTTTAGGAAAAATCTTTGGAAATGAAAGTGGCCGAAGAATTCCTGCTCTATTTACTATGAATGGAGGCTTTATTGTTAGAAACAAAGGCCCGTTATATGATAACTTAGAGCCAGAAACAGAAAATTATGGCGGAGGCGTCCACGTAGACTCACTTGCAAACTTCACTTTCAATAATGGCATTATAGCTGGAAATGAATCCTATCGTGGAGGCGCTGTAGCTATTACCGATAATTATGTTAAAGATTCTAATGGTGTAAACTATTCCAATATTCGAAATGTAAATTATGAGGATTATGTTAAATATGCCGGAGCCTACTATACTCAAAATGGGGGGCTGATTTATAAAAATTTAGCTAAAATCCACAAATATCCAAATACTTCAGGTGCAGGTGGAGGAATTTATATTAATTCGTCTAATGCTACTTTAAACGGAGGGTATTTATTAAACAACCAGTCTGAAAATATGGGGGGAGGAATTTACCTTTCTATTGCTCCACACGTTTTAAAGCTAGAACATGTATTAATTAGCCAAAATAAAGCGGTAAAAGGCGGTCACTATCATCTTCCTGCCGGAGATGGGGGCGGGTTTTGGAACTGCCCAGTAGGAAACGTAAATTTCGAAGACTTTAACTCGATCTACATTTTTGAAAATGAAGCTGTGTCCACAGGAAAAGACATTGTGGCACATCTGAAAAAAGATGGTTATTGGATTTATAATGAAGAAAGTTATGAATATCCGAAATTCACAACTAAGATATCTCCAATAACGGAAAAAGGAAATATTATAAAGTATGTTTATGATGGAACAAAGGTTCCTGAATGGATGTATAATACAAATAAAAGTGTATATTTAGAAGCTATCTACGATGCTCAAACGAAAGAAGAAGCATGGACGAATTCGAAGCTCTTTATTATGGGAAATACTGCCTTAAAGGGTGGTGGCATTGGATCAAATGCGAGTATTATTCCTCCAGGAAAACCTGGTAAATATGAAATAACTATAAATAAAAATTGGCGCAAATCGATTCCAGAAGATAAAAAACCTGGAAGCATTTGGGTTGATTTATTTATAGGCGACGCAAAATACGGTGAAGTAGAACTAAATAAAGCCAACGATTGGACAGCAAAGTTTGAAAATCTTCCTTTTACTGCTGAAGAACTGATGGAAAAGAAGATTAAGTATTCCATTAAAGAAAGAAATGATGATTTCTACTCTGTTGTAGATGAAGCCTTAAATACATTAGAAGTTGAAAGAGTCTTCGCCGGTGAAAAATATCCTGATAATGAATACGCTGTTTATTACGACAAGCCGTATCATAACTTTATGGATTATAAAATTATCTTTATTCATAAAGATAAAAACGGCAATGAAGTTTCTAGAGAAGATATTAAGATTAGGTATAACGACGACAAGTGGTCCGGCATTGTACAAGATATGCTTGTGGGCAAGTTTAAGGAACCAAAAGATATTAAAATAACCTATCATAGTTATGATAAAGCCTATGAACCATCTCCTGATTGGGCCGGCCTTGGATTCAATGGATTGGATGCTGATTCAAACTGGTATAATGACGGCGGTTGGCATGAAGCCTATATTCTTGAAAAAGAGGATGGCAGTGTTGAGATACAGCTTCCATATCTCTGGACTATGTATATGGGAAATCCTGATGGGACAACTGATGACTACTATAAAAACACGACCGGCTATAAGTTAAATTTAGTGCCCAACCATAGGTTTTCCATCACCAACTACCCCTATTCAGAAATTCCCGTGGTAAAAAAATGGGATAAGTCCATTAAAGAAAAGGATATTCCAGACTCTGTCAAAGTTTATCTATTAAAAGATGGAAAGAGAGTTAAGGATAAAGAGGGCAAAGACCGCTATATTATCCTGTCGAAAGAAAATGAATGGAAAGGGAATTTTAATCGGCTACCCTACTTTGAATTAGAGGGTATGGGCTTTGAAAAATATTGGGTTAAGGAAGACTCTGAAATTTTTATTCCACTCGTTACAAGAAAAGAAAATTCGATTTTAAATATTGAAATCGAAAGAGATAAAGATTCTAATAAATATCTTATCTACAAAGACTACACCGGTGGAACTTTCAGGATTGAGTACATCCCATTTGAAGTCCATTATCTTTATAAAGATGGTGATAAAGAAGTAAAGGACATTTATACCAAAAAACTGAAGCCATATAGAGTTGATGGATGGAAATGGCAATTAGACACAGTGATTAAAGACATTCTAATGCATGGAAAGTTTAATGCATCGGATATAGAAATTAAAATGTATTACGATGAAAATGGAAAGCCCTTCCCAAGAAATCTTGGAAAATATCAAGCAAGCTGGGATGACAATGATATTGTTACAAATGATGGGGCTTATATTCTAAAGCTGGTTGAAGAAAATGGAAAGTTAGTTCTTTATGTACCCAAATTGACAGACGTAGGCGATGAAGATAATTTGCTCAATGTAAACACAAGAATTGAAGATGGTAAAAAGTATTTTGAACTGACCAACCATTATCTTCCCAAACACCGCCTTGAAATTGAAAAGGTTTGGGATGTCATTAATTCTTCCAGTATTCCTAAAAACCTTAAAGTTAAGGTTAAAGGAAAATATGTGGACAAAGAGGTTACCTTAAGTCCTGAAGAATGGAAATACGTTGAAGAATTCCTAGGCAAGGGCCTACTGGCAACCAACAAGTATGCGTTTACTGAAGAAGAATTGGCAAACTTTAACGGAACCCAATCCATTGAAACAAGCTTGGAATTTACAGCTAAAGACAAGACGGTGACTTTCTTAGACCAAGACGGAAAGGCCATCAGTCAAGAAGATTTTCTAAAACGAGTCAAGGGCCAAAATTACTCCTTTGAACTTAAAGAAGCTGCTGCCGACAAGGCAGAAGTTGAAATTAAGTACGATGCCGAAGGCAAGTTGGTCATTGTTTATCCTGTGGATGTGACCATTACAGAAGTGGCAAAAGTTCTATTTAAAAACACCTACAATCCCCCAGGCGGAACTCCAGGCTCCAATACTCGGATTATTCGGGTGACCAAGGCCTGGGACCTGGCCGGTCGTGAAAAACCGGTGAGTGAAATTACCGTGGAGCTTTATCGCGATGGCCAAGCCACGGGCAAACAACTGACATTGAATGCGGCCAATAATTGGACAGGCTCGTTTGCCGGCTTAGAGATTGCCAGTAAGGCTAATCCGGCCAAAAAGTATCAATATACGATCAGAGAAGTTGGCGATGTGAATGGCTTATTTGAAGCTGACGGCAAAAAGTTTGAAGTAAGCTATACCGGCGATATGTTCACCGGCTTTACCATTACCAACAAGGAAATTCCGGAAAAACCGCCGCAACCGCCGGAGACGCCGGAAGAACCACCTGTAACGCCGCCGGAGACACCGGAAGAGCCCCCAGTAACGCCACCGGAAACGCCGGAAGAACCGCCGGTTGTCCCACAGACACCGCCGACTGTTCCGGAAGCTCCGGGGAAAGCGCCTCAGACAGGCTTACCGGCCAATGGAGCACCCATTTTGCTGATAGCACTTGGTCTTGTAGGCCTTCGTCTTACCCGGCGCAGAAAAAGAACCGATGGTCAATAA
- a CDS encoding McrB family protein: MLGVYKQDFVSRQWRDEKYKWEAIKCFQDNWNVKASDFADMLTRALDKTCNLLAFNNNFPKSMIIGFAKAAPEEVRAMFIALFDESKDVFERMETFKAKSSVLLKQYGKETAQHYQNENAISTYLWLRFPDKYYIYKFSEVKKVASELGADYRFKKGAYADNIRNTLKFYDEISLALQEDSELVNLFRSQLTDTCYPDPELKTLTTDVGFYISRHYSQEAVAVQEEAECEWFPTAYSPGFTVEDWVELLNDSEVFTTASLEIMKRIKDYGGRASCKQLSVKYGQSSNFYNAGSSTLAKRIADKTGCPLLKTNTEYAKWWPILYVGHYARKEEEGSYIWKLRDELFEALDQVDLSEIELYVKTTPREEAHGYWWLNANPKIWSFADIGVGEGQSYTLYNENGNKRRIFQNFLDAKAGDMIIGYESNPVKQVVAIGRVSSEQDGEKLFFEKVEGLASPIDYAALKGCPELEHMEYFQNSQGSLFKLSKAEYDFILDMIREENPITQEAPIDAYTKSDFLDEVYMTEKRYENLVAVLRNKKNIILQGAPGVGKTFAARRLAWSMMGEKDDGRIEFVQFHQSYSYEDFMMGYKPVEDGFELKYGIFYRFCQKAANQPDKAFFFIIDEINRGNMSKIFGELLMLIEKDYRGTKTTLAYTGRPFSVPKNIYIILA; the protein is encoded by the coding sequence GTGCTTGGTGTCTACAAGCAGGATTTCGTCTCAAGGCAATGGAGAGATGAAAAGTACAAATGGGAGGCCATCAAATGCTTTCAGGACAATTGGAATGTGAAGGCTTCAGATTTTGCAGACATGCTGACGCGCGCTTTGGATAAAACGTGCAACCTGCTGGCATTTAACAATAACTTCCCGAAAAGCATGATTATTGGATTTGCTAAGGCTGCTCCTGAAGAGGTCCGGGCAATGTTCATTGCCCTATTTGACGAAAGCAAGGACGTCTTTGAACGGATGGAGACCTTCAAGGCAAAGTCTTCTGTTCTCCTGAAGCAATACGGCAAGGAAACCGCACAGCATTACCAGAACGAAAATGCTATCAGCACCTACCTGTGGCTTCGTTTTCCGGACAAGTACTACATTTACAAATTTAGTGAAGTAAAAAAGGTCGCCAGTGAGCTTGGGGCAGATTACCGCTTCAAGAAAGGTGCCTATGCCGACAACATCAGGAATACGCTGAAGTTTTACGATGAAATCAGCCTAGCCCTCCAGGAGGACAGCGAGCTGGTCAACCTTTTTCGGTCGCAATTGACGGATACCTGCTATCCCGATCCCGAACTGAAAACGCTGACTACGGATGTTGGTTTCTATATTAGCCGTCATTATTCGCAGGAAGCTGTAGCCGTTCAAGAAGAAGCCGAATGTGAATGGTTTCCGACTGCCTATTCACCGGGATTTACCGTAGAGGACTGGGTAGAGCTCCTTAATGATTCAGAAGTCTTTACCACCGCCAGTCTTGAAATCATGAAACGCATAAAAGACTATGGCGGACGGGCCAGCTGCAAACAATTATCCGTAAAATATGGTCAGTCGAGCAATTTCTACAATGCGGGCTCGTCTACCCTTGCCAAGCGAATTGCCGATAAAACGGGCTGCCCTCTTTTAAAAACGAATACTGAATACGCCAAATGGTGGCCCATCCTTTATGTTGGCCACTATGCAAGAAAGGAGGAAGAAGGTTCATATATTTGGAAACTCCGTGATGAGCTTTTTGAAGCGCTGGACCAAGTGGACCTATCTGAAATCGAGCTTTATGTTAAAACAACTCCCCGAGAGGAGGCTCATGGTTACTGGTGGCTAAATGCCAACCCGAAGATCTGGAGCTTTGCGGACATTGGGGTTGGAGAGGGGCAGTCTTACACGCTCTACAATGAGAATGGCAACAAACGGCGCATTTTTCAGAACTTCCTTGATGCGAAAGCTGGCGACATGATTATTGGATACGAATCCAACCCGGTAAAGCAGGTTGTCGCCATCGGACGTGTCAGCTCAGAACAGGACGGCGAAAAGCTATTCTTTGAAAAGGTCGAAGGCCTGGCTTCTCCGATTGATTATGCGGCCTTGAAAGGATGCCCGGAGCTGGAGCATATGGAGTATTTCCAAAATTCGCAAGGCAGCCTGTTCAAACTTAGTAAAGCTGAATATGACTTCATCCTCGATATGATCCGTGAGGAAAACCCGATTACGCAGGAGGCGCCTATCGACGCTTATACAAAAAGCGACTTTCTTGATGAAGTCTACATGACTGAAAAACGTTACGAGAACCTTGTGGCCGTTCTTCGCAACAAAAAGAACATTATCCTGCAGGGGGCTCCAGGTGTTGGTAAGACTTTTGCTGCCAGGCGCCTGGCCTGGTCCATGATGGGCGAGAAGGACGATGGCCGGATTGAATTTGTTCAGTTTCACCAGAGCTATTCTTACGAGGACTTTATGATGGGCTATAAGCCGGTTGAGGATGGTTTTGAACTGAAGTACGGCATATTCTATCGCTTCTGCCAGAAGGCCGCAAACCAGCCGGACAAGGCGTTTTTCTTTATCATTGACGAAATCAATCGAGGCAATATGAGTAAGATTTTTGGTGAGCTCTTGATGCTGATTGAGAAGGATTACAGAGGCACCAAAACGACTCTGGCCTATACGGGGCGCCCATTCTCTGTGCCGAAGAATATCTACATTATATTGGCATGA
- the mcrC gene encoding 5-methylcytosine-specific restriction endonuclease system specificity protein McrC, which yields MIKDKSIFIKNIYYMLSYAFTALDQGGYEDVATETFENMHNLFAAILEKGISRQLKQGLYRVYLNRQEDMPVVRDKIDMPGTIQNRLARKRVLTCEYDELSENNLLNQILKTTVMLLLRHAQVDQKYKNDLKKDMLFFSNVDTINPSTIRWSAIRFQRNDNYRMLIGLCQLILEGMLLTTDSGEYKLASFLDDQCMHRLYEKFILEYYAKECPQVTARASQIPWALDDGLGRMLPVMESDIMLTRGNEVLIIDAKYYTHTTQTRYGVYTLHSGNLYQIFTYVKNKDTKFGNQPHKVSGMLLYAATDEAIQPDNSYQMSGNKISVKTLDLNRDFSEIAAQLNAIVEDHFS from the coding sequence ATGATTAAAGATAAGAGCATTTTCATAAAAAATATATACTATATGCTCTCGTATGCCTTCACGGCGCTGGATCAGGGCGGTTATGAGGATGTTGCTACCGAAACGTTCGAGAACATGCATAACCTCTTTGCTGCGATTCTGGAGAAGGGCATCAGCAGACAGTTGAAGCAAGGCCTATACCGGGTGTACTTAAACCGCCAAGAGGACATGCCCGTGGTCCGTGACAAGATCGATATGCCGGGAACGATCCAGAACCGTCTTGCCAGAAAACGGGTGCTGACCTGCGAGTATGATGAGCTTTCTGAAAACAATCTCCTGAACCAGATACTTAAAACGACGGTTATGCTTTTGCTCCGACACGCGCAAGTGGATCAAAAGTACAAAAACGATCTGAAAAAGGACATGCTTTTCTTCTCGAATGTTGACACCATCAATCCCAGCACGATTCGTTGGTCAGCCATTCGCTTTCAGAGGAATGACAACTATCGTATGCTCATCGGTCTGTGCCAGCTCATTCTAGAAGGCATGCTTTTAACGACAGACTCTGGGGAATACAAGCTTGCTTCTTTCCTCGATGACCAGTGCATGCATCGGCTGTACGAAAAATTTATTCTCGAATACTACGCTAAGGAATGTCCGCAAGTGACGGCAAGGGCCTCACAGATTCCCTGGGCCTTGGATGATGGCCTTGGTAGGATGTTGCCGGTAATGGAGAGTGATATCATGCTCACAAGAGGCAATGAGGTACTTATTATAGACGCCAAGTATTACACCCACACCACGCAGACGCGGTACGGGGTCTACACACTTCATTCCGGCAATCTGTACCAGATCTTTACCTATGTCAAAAACAAGGATACTAAGTTTGGCAATCAGCCGCACAAGGTTTCCGGCATGCTCCTTTACGCGGCCACAGATGAAGCCATCCAGCCGGATAACAGCTACCAGATGAGCGGCAATAAGATCAGCGTGAAAACCCTTGATTTGAACCGGGATTTCTCGGAAATTGCTGCCCAGCTGAATGCAATAGTAGAGGACCATTTCAGTTGA
- a CDS encoding ASCH domain-containing protein, which produces MKALSIQPYYATMIALGFKWIELRSWKTDYRGWILICASKAINKEEKATLMNGHAVAIAELTDVRPYDDKTDREEALLYDDESFEGYSWIFNRIIPVNPFPVKGQLRLFEVDCEIDDLEAIELDYSSESFPHDLLSWWKENGFIENMSLMEG; this is translated from the coding sequence ATGAAGGCACTTAGTATTCAACCCTACTACGCGACGATGATTGCATTGGGATTTAAGTGGATTGAGCTTCGCAGCTGGAAAACAGACTATCGTGGATGGATTTTAATCTGTGCATCAAAGGCCATTAATAAAGAAGAAAAAGCCACTTTAATGAATGGACACGCGGTTGCAATAGCTGAATTAACAGATGTTCGCCCATACGATGATAAGACAGATAGAGAAGAGGCTCTGCTTTATGATGATGAGAGCTTTGAGGGGTACTCATGGATTTTTAACCGGATTATACCTGTTAATCCATTTCCGGTGAAAGGTCAGCTCCGGTTGTTTGAGGTGGATTGCGAAATAGACGATTTAGAGGCTATTGAGCTTGACTATTCTTCTGAAAGTTTTCCGCATGATTTGCTTTCATGGTGGAAGGAAAATGGGTTTATTGAGAATATGAGCTTAATGGAAGGATAA